A genomic stretch from Methylorubrum extorquens includes:
- the ccr gene encoding crotonyl-CoA carboxylase/reductase (Evidence 2a : Function from experimental evidences in other organisms; PubMedId : 12730156, 15687219, 16926146, 17548827, 8704985; Product type e : enzyme), with protein sequence MAASAAPAWTGQTAEAKDLYELGEIPPLGHVPAKMYAWAIRRERHGPPEQSHQLEVLPVWEIGDDEVLVYVMAAGVNYNGVWAGLGEPISPFDVHKGEYHIAGSDASGIVWKVGAKVKRWKVGDEVIVHCNQDDGDDEECNGGDPMFSPTQRIWGYETGDGSFAQFCRVQSRQLMARPKHLTWEEAACYTLTLATAYRMLFGHAPHTVRPGQNVLIWGASGGLGVFGVQLCAASGANAIAVISDESKRDYVMSLGAKGVINRKDFDCWGQLPTVNSPEYNTWLKEARKFGKAIWDITGKGNDVDIVFEHPGEATFPVSTLVAKRGGMIVFCAGTTGFNITFDARYVWMRQKRIQGSHFAHLKQASAANQFVMDRRVDPCMSEVFPWDKIPAAHTKMWKNQHPPGNMAVLVNSTRAGLRTVEDVIEAGPLKAM encoded by the coding sequence ATGGCTGCAAGCGCAGCACCGGCCTGGACCGGGCAGACGGCGGAAGCCAAGGACCTTTACGAGCTCGGCGAGATCCCCCCGCTCGGCCACGTGCCTGCCAAGATGTATGCCTGGGCGATCCGCCGCGAGCGCCACGGGCCGCCGGAGCAGTCGCACCAGCTCGAAGTGCTTCCCGTCTGGGAAATCGGCGACGACGAGGTGCTCGTCTACGTCATGGCCGCGGGCGTGAACTACAACGGCGTTTGGGCCGGCCTCGGCGAGCCGATCTCGCCCTTCGACGTGCACAAGGGCGAGTACCACATCGCCGGCTCGGACGCGTCGGGCATCGTCTGGAAGGTCGGCGCCAAGGTGAAGCGCTGGAAGGTCGGCGACGAAGTCATCGTCCACTGTAATCAGGACGACGGCGACGACGAGGAGTGCAACGGCGGCGATCCGATGTTCTCGCCGACCCAGCGGATCTGGGGTTACGAGACCGGCGACGGTTCGTTCGCGCAGTTCTGCCGGGTGCAGTCGCGCCAGCTCATGGCCCGCCCCAAGCACCTGACCTGGGAAGAGGCCGCCTGCTACACGCTGACGCTCGCCACCGCCTACCGCATGCTGTTCGGCCACGCGCCGCACACCGTGCGTCCGGGCCAGAACGTGCTGATCTGGGGCGCCTCCGGCGGCCTCGGCGTGTTCGGCGTCCAGCTCTGCGCGGCCTCCGGCGCCAACGCCATCGCCGTGATCTCGGACGAGTCGAAGCGCGACTACGTGATGAGCCTCGGTGCGAAGGGCGTCATCAACCGCAAGGACTTCGACTGCTGGGGTCAGCTCCCGACCGTCAACAGCCCCGAATACAATACCTGGCTCAAGGAAGCCCGGAAGTTCGGCAAGGCGATCTGGGACATCACCGGCAAGGGCAACGACGTCGACATCGTGTTCGAGCATCCCGGCGAGGCGACCTTCCCGGTCTCGACGCTGGTGGCCAAGCGCGGCGGCATGATCGTGTTCTGCGCCGGCACCACCGGCTTCAACATCACCTTCGACGCCCGCTACGTTTGGATGCGTCAGAAGCGCATCCAGGGCTCGCACTTCGCCCACCTCAAGCAGGCCTCGGCCGCCAACCAGTTCGTGATGGACCGGCGCGTCGATCCCTGCATGAGCGAGGTGTTCCCCTGGGACAAGATCCCGGCGGCACACACCAAGATGTGGAAGAACCAGCACCCGCCGGGCAACATGGCGGTGCTCGTCAACTCCACCCGTGCGGGACTGCGCACGGTCGAGGACGTGATCGAGGCCGGCCCGCTCAAGGCGATGTGA
- a CDS encoding conserved exported protein of unknown function (Evidence 4 : Unknown function but conserved in other organisms) translates to MIRHTRLLLAALYLIATGARASAEPVQDGQLWVNTTLFGSVGDVAYFAEVQPRIGNGISQLDQIILRPAVGWKVNEALVLYQGYAYVEDHGMRENVRIEDRSFQEINWKIGEFSGVKVSSRTRFEQRWQSAGRDVGFRLRENLRFAMPLPQGWGGVSAVGWTELFVALNDTDWGTRAGFDRVRAFIGLELPIGGKSTVEIGYLNQTARTQASGIELDHILSLNLFVRY, encoded by the coding sequence GTGATCCGACATACGCGCCTCCTCCTCGCTGCCCTGTATCTGATCGCGACAGGCGCGCGGGCCTCCGCCGAGCCGGTGCAGGACGGTCAGCTCTGGGTCAACACGACCCTGTTCGGGTCCGTCGGCGATGTGGCCTACTTCGCGGAAGTTCAGCCGCGGATCGGCAACGGCATCTCGCAGCTCGACCAGATCATTCTACGCCCGGCGGTGGGCTGGAAGGTCAACGAAGCGCTCGTGCTCTACCAGGGCTACGCCTATGTCGAAGACCACGGCATGCGTGAAAATGTGCGGATCGAGGATCGCAGCTTTCAGGAGATCAACTGGAAGATCGGAGAGTTCTCCGGCGTAAAGGTCTCATCCCGCACCCGCTTCGAGCAGCGATGGCAATCGGCCGGGCGGGATGTGGGGTTTCGGCTGCGCGAGAATCTGCGTTTCGCGATGCCGCTGCCGCAGGGTTGGGGCGGCGTCTCGGCCGTCGGCTGGACAGAACTCTTCGTGGCCCTGAACGACACGGATTGGGGCACCCGTGCCGGCTTCGACCGCGTCCGGGCCTTCATCGGCCTCGAACTGCCGATCGGTGGGAAATCAACGGTCGAGATCGGCTACCTGAACCAGACGGCCCGGACGCAGGCCAGCGGGATCGAGCTGGATCACATCCTGTCGCTCAATCTCTTCGTTCGATACTGA
- the meaB gene encoding methylmalonyl-CoA mutase accessory protein (Evidence 2a : Function from experimental evidences in other organisms; PubMedId : 11872727, 14734568; Product type e : enzyme), producing the protein MSATLPDMDTLRERLLAGERAALARAITLAESRRADHRAAVRDLIDAVLPQTGRAIRVGITGVPGVGKSTTIDALGSLLTAAGHKVAVLAVDPSSTRTGGSILGDKTRMARLAIDRNAFIRPSPSSGTLGGVAAKTRETMLLCEAAGFDVILVETVGVGQSETAVADLTDFFLVLMLPGAGDELQGIKKGILELADMIAVNKADDGDGERRANAAASEYRAALHILTPPSATWTPPVVTISGLHGKGLDSLWSRIEDHRAKLTATGEIAGKRREQDVKWMWALVHERLHQRLVGSAEVRQATAEAERAVAGGEHSPAAGADAIATLIGL; encoded by the coding sequence CTGGCCGAGTCGCGCCGGGCCGATCACCGGGCGGCGGTGCGCGACCTCATCGACGCGGTGCTGCCGCAGACGGGGCGGGCGATCCGCGTCGGCATCACCGGCGTGCCGGGCGTCGGCAAATCCACCACCATCGATGCGCTCGGCTCGCTCCTGACCGCGGCGGGCCACAAGGTGGCGGTGCTCGCCGTCGATCCATCCTCGACCCGCACCGGCGGCTCGATCCTCGGCGATAAGACGCGGATGGCGCGGCTCGCCATCGACCGCAACGCCTTCATCCGGCCCTCGCCCTCCTCGGGCACGCTCGGCGGCGTCGCGGCCAAGACCCGCGAGACCATGCTGCTGTGCGAGGCGGCCGGTTTCGACGTGATTCTGGTCGAGACCGTCGGCGTCGGCCAGTCGGAGACGGCGGTGGCCGATCTCACCGACTTCTTCCTCGTGCTGATGCTGCCGGGCGCCGGCGACGAACTTCAGGGCATCAAGAAGGGCATTCTCGAACTCGCCGACATGATCGCGGTCAACAAAGCCGACGATGGCGACGGCGAGCGGCGGGCGAATGCCGCCGCCTCCGAATACCGCGCCGCGCTTCACATTCTGACGCCGCCTTCCGCCACCTGGACGCCGCCGGTGGTCACGATCTCGGGCCTGCACGGCAAGGGGCTCGATTCCCTCTGGAGCCGGATCGAGGATCACCGCGCTAAGCTCACCGCAACAGGCGAGATCGCGGGCAAGCGCCGCGAGCAGGACGTGAAGTGGATGTGGGCGCTCGTCCACGAGCGGCTGCACCAGCGCCTCGTCGGCAGCGCCGAGGTGAGGCAGGCCACCGCCGAGGCGGAGCGGGCCGTTGCGGGCGGTGAGCACTCGCCCGCTGCCGGCGCCGACGCGATCGCGACCCTGATCGGGTTGTGA
- the trpS gene encoding Tryptophanyl tRNA synthetase (Evidence 2a : Function from experimental evidences in other organisms; PubMedId : 6171561; Product type e : enzyme), with amino-acid sequence MAAFTELVFSGVQPTGNLHLGNYLGAIKRFVEMQARDAQCLYCVVDLHAITMWQDPEALKGQIREVTAAFLAAGIDPKRSIVFNQSQVPQHAELAWIFNCVARLGWLNRMTQFKDKAGKDRENASIGLYDYPVLMAADILAYRATHVPVGEDQKQHLELTRDIAQKFNNDFAGSILAHGHGEQFFPITEPLIGGPAARVMSLRDGTKKMSKSDPSEYSRIALTDDADAIAQKVRKAKTDPEPLPSEVAGLAGRPEADNLVGIFAALRGITRDEVLADFGGAQFSSFKPALVDLAVETLAPIGAEMKRLVADPAYIDSVLGDGAGRAEAIAAPTLDAVKDIVGFVRRGPALRAV; translated from the coding sequence ATGGCCGCGTTCACCGAACTCGTGTTCTCCGGCGTCCAGCCGACCGGGAACCTGCACCTCGGCAATTATCTCGGCGCCATCAAGCGCTTCGTGGAGATGCAGGCGCGCGACGCGCAGTGCCTTTATTGCGTGGTCGATCTCCACGCGATCACGATGTGGCAGGACCCGGAGGCGCTCAAGGGCCAGATCCGCGAAGTGACGGCAGCCTTCCTCGCCGCCGGCATCGATCCGAAGCGCTCCATCGTCTTCAACCAGTCCCAGGTGCCGCAGCACGCGGAACTTGCCTGGATCTTCAACTGCGTCGCCCGCCTCGGCTGGCTCAACCGCATGACGCAGTTCAAGGACAAGGCCGGCAAGGACCGGGAGAACGCCTCCATTGGTCTCTACGATTACCCCGTGCTGATGGCCGCCGACATCCTCGCTTATCGCGCCACGCATGTGCCTGTGGGAGAGGATCAGAAGCAGCACCTCGAACTGACCCGCGACATCGCGCAGAAGTTCAACAACGACTTCGCGGGGTCAATCCTGGCGCATGGCCACGGCGAACAGTTCTTCCCGATCACCGAACCGCTGATCGGCGGGCCGGCGGCGCGCGTGATGTCCCTACGCGACGGCACCAAGAAGATGTCGAAGTCGGACCCGTCCGAGTATTCGCGCATCGCGCTCACCGACGATGCCGACGCCATCGCCCAGAAGGTGCGCAAGGCCAAGACCGATCCGGAGCCCCTCCCCTCGGAGGTCGCGGGCCTGGCCGGCCGGCCGGAGGCGGACAACCTCGTCGGCATCTTCGCGGCACTACGCGGCATCACCCGCGACGAAGTGCTGGCGGATTTCGGCGGAGCGCAGTTCTCGAGCTTCAAGCCGGCTCTGGTCGATCTTGCCGTCGAAACGCTGGCCCCGATCGGGGCCGAGATGAAGCGGCTCGTCGCCGATCCGGCCTATATCGATTCCGTTCTCGGAGACGGCGCGGGCCGGGCCGAGGCGATCGCGGCGCCGACGCTGGATGCGGTCAAGGACATCGTCGGCTTCGTCCGGCGCGGGCCGGCACTCAGGGCGGTTTAG
- the katA gene encoding catalase (hydroperoxidase II) (Evidence 2a : Function from experimental evidences in other organisms; PubMedId : 14702393, 8955300; Product type e : enzyme) — MADQGPRLTTAFGNPVSDNQNSLTAGSRGPVLMQDYHLIEKMAHFNRERIPERVVHAKGYGAYGTFRLTKSLSEFTRAKVLTEIGKDVPMVARFSTVGGESGSADTARDPRGFALKFYTEEGNWDLVGNNTPIFFVRDAIKFSDFIRTQKRDPRTHLKPHWRRWDFWSLSPEAIHQVMFLYSDRGTPKSARFMNGYGSHTFSLWNDRGERHWVKFHFHTKQGIQNFSADEADEVAGKDPDYSSADLSTAIEQGDFPKWKASVQLMPELDADTYRINPFDLTKVWPHGDYPLIEIGEMELNRNPENYFAEIEQSAFEPSNVVPGIGFSPDKMLQNRVLSYADAHRYRLGVNYQQIPVNQGKNADVQTYHRDGAMRTDGNHGAQVDYEPNSFGGPKQDPSFSEPPLRIQGDAGRYGWPGDDEDLYGQPKLFWTKVLDEGGRKRLVENVVTSMGDSPRHIQERMIAHWFKVHEDFGRGVAQGLGINAAQVAAE, encoded by the coding sequence ATGGCAGACCAGGGCCCGCGCCTGACCACGGCCTTCGGAAACCCGGTTTCCGATAATCAGAATTCGCTCACCGCCGGCTCGCGTGGGCCGGTTCTGATGCAGGACTACCACCTCATCGAGAAGATGGCCCATTTCAACCGGGAGCGGATCCCGGAGCGGGTGGTGCATGCCAAGGGCTACGGCGCCTACGGCACGTTCCGGCTCACCAAAAGCCTGTCCGAGTTCACCCGCGCCAAGGTACTCACCGAGATTGGCAAGGACGTGCCGATGGTGGCGCGCTTCTCCACCGTCGGCGGCGAGTCCGGTTCGGCCGACACCGCCCGCGACCCCCGCGGCTTCGCCCTCAAGTTCTACACCGAGGAGGGCAACTGGGATCTCGTCGGCAACAACACCCCGATCTTCTTCGTGCGCGACGCGATCAAGTTCTCCGACTTCATCCGCACCCAGAAGCGTGATCCGCGCACCCATCTCAAGCCACATTGGCGCCGCTGGGACTTCTGGAGCCTGTCGCCGGAGGCGATCCATCAGGTGATGTTCCTGTACTCGGATCGCGGCACGCCGAAATCGGCGCGCTTCATGAACGGCTACGGCTCGCACACCTTTTCGCTGTGGAACGACCGGGGCGAGCGCCACTGGGTGAAGTTCCACTTCCACACCAAGCAGGGCATCCAGAACTTCTCGGCCGATGAGGCCGACGAGGTGGCGGGCAAGGATCCGGACTACTCCTCCGCCGACCTCTCCACCGCCATTGAGCAGGGCGACTTTCCAAAATGGAAGGCCTCCGTGCAGCTCATGCCGGAATTGGACGCCGACACCTACCGCATCAACCCGTTCGACCTGACCAAGGTCTGGCCGCACGGCGACTATCCGCTGATCGAGATCGGCGAGATGGAGCTAAACCGCAATCCCGAGAACTACTTCGCCGAGATCGAGCAGTCTGCCTTCGAGCCCTCGAACGTGGTGCCCGGCATCGGTTTCTCGCCGGACAAGATGCTGCAGAACCGGGTGCTGTCCTATGCCGACGCCCACCGCTACCGGCTCGGCGTGAACTACCAGCAGATCCCGGTGAACCAGGGGAAAAACGCTGACGTTCAGACCTATCACCGCGACGGCGCCATGCGCACCGACGGCAATCACGGCGCCCAGGTCGATTACGAGCCGAACTCCTTCGGCGGTCCGAAACAGGACCCGTCCTTCAGCGAGCCGCCGCTTCGGATCCAGGGCGACGCCGGCCGCTACGGATGGCCGGGCGACGACGAGGATCTCTACGGTCAGCCCAAGCTGTTCTGGACCAAGGTGCTCGATGAGGGCGGCCGCAAGCGGCTCGTGGAGAACGTCGTCACCTCGATGGGCGACAGCCCGCGCCACATTCAGGAGCGGATGATCGCTCACTGGTTCAAGGTGCATGAGGATTTCGGGCGCGGTGTGGCCCAGGGGCTCGGCATCAATGCGGCACAGGTCGCCGCCGAATAG
- a CDS encoding Short-chain dehydrogenase/reductase SDR (Evidence 2b : Function from indirect experimental evidences (e.g. phenotypes); Product type e : enzyme) — translation MSKLAGKVAVVTGASKGIGAAIAKALAKDGAAVVVNYASSKAGADAVVEAITAAGGKAIAVQADVSQAVEARGLVEAAVQQFGWLDVLVNNSGVYEFAAIEEVTEEHYRRIFDVNVLGVLLATQAASKHLGEGGSIINISSVVTDVLMPTSAVYSGTKGALNAISGVLANELAPRKIRVNVVSPGYVVTEGTHTAGIAGSEMEAGLVAQTPLGRSGQPDDIAGVVAFLASDDARWVTGEVINASGGVR, via the coding sequence ATGTCAAAGCTTGCGGGCAAGGTCGCGGTCGTCACCGGCGCGTCGAAGGGGATCGGCGCCGCCATCGCGAAGGCATTGGCGAAGGATGGCGCGGCCGTCGTCGTCAACTACGCATCGAGCAAGGCCGGCGCGGATGCCGTCGTCGAAGCCATCACGGCCGCCGGCGGCAAGGCCATCGCGGTCCAGGCCGATGTCTCGCAGGCCGTGGAGGCGCGGGGCTTGGTCGAGGCGGCGGTGCAGCAATTCGGCTGGCTCGACGTGCTGGTGAACAATTCCGGCGTCTACGAATTCGCGGCGATCGAAGAAGTGACCGAAGAGCATTACCGCCGCATCTTCGACGTCAACGTGCTGGGCGTCTTGCTCGCGACCCAGGCAGCATCAAAACACCTGGGAGAGGGCGGGAGCATCATCAACATCTCGTCTGTCGTCACCGACGTGCTGATGCCGACGAGTGCAGTCTATAGCGGAACCAAGGGGGCTCTGAATGCGATCTCGGGCGTCCTCGCCAACGAGCTCGCCCCGCGCAAGATCAGGGTCAACGTCGTCAGCCCCGGCTACGTCGTGACCGAGGGCACCCACACCGCCGGCATCGCCGGCTCGGAAATGGAGGCCGGCCTCGTCGCACAGACACCGCTCGGCCGATCCGGCCAGCCGGACGACATCGCCGGGGTCGTCGCGTTCCTCGCCTCCGACGATGCCCGCTGGGTGACCGGCGAGGTGATCAACGCCAGCGGCGGCGTTCGCTGA
- a CDS encoding conserved protein of unknown function (Evidence 4 : Unknown function but conserved in other organisms) produces MLRARDLGQHDGPHLGMTFLRRTLHNHPQIKRALKSVAKSAGLFRNSPANDFYRDLAEVKTRGDDAFSKLFYGYDGDHLINKWNHFLPIYSRLFAPFRDGRPDGQPLRFLEIGVYEGGSLDLWRRFFGSSAILYGIDVDPRCAVFDGRAAQVRIGSQADPAFLRSVVEEMGGVDVVLDDGSHVASHQRVTFETLFPLLAPDGLYVAEDLHTAYWRDYEGGYRRRGTFLEMTKGFIDDMHAWYHDRGAQEIGRSIGAIHVFDSIVAFEKGGGERPFHTTIGTPQRAIDRVR; encoded by the coding sequence GTGCTTCGTGCCCGCGACCTCGGACAGCACGACGGGCCGCATCTCGGCATGACGTTTCTCAGACGAACGCTGCACAATCATCCGCAGATCAAGCGGGCACTCAAGTCCGTCGCCAAATCGGCGGGATTATTTCGCAACAGCCCGGCCAACGACTTCTATCGCGATCTGGCCGAGGTAAAGACGCGGGGCGACGACGCCTTCTCGAAGCTATTCTACGGCTATGACGGCGACCACCTGATCAACAAGTGGAACCACTTCCTGCCAATCTACAGCCGGCTGTTCGCGCCCTTTCGCGACGGCAGGCCGGACGGGCAACCGCTGCGCTTCCTTGAGATCGGCGTCTACGAGGGCGGCTCCCTCGACCTCTGGCGTCGCTTCTTCGGATCGAGCGCCATCCTCTACGGCATCGATGTCGATCCGCGCTGCGCGGTGTTCGACGGTCGCGCCGCGCAGGTTCGTATCGGCTCGCAGGCCGACCCCGCCTTCCTCCGATCCGTCGTCGAGGAGATGGGTGGCGTCGACGTCGTCCTCGACGACGGCAGCCACGTCGCGAGCCATCAACGCGTCACCTTCGAGACGCTGTTTCCGCTCTTGGCGCCGGACGGTCTCTACGTCGCCGAGGACCTGCACACCGCGTACTGGCGGGACTACGAGGGCGGCTATCGCCGCCGGGGCACGTTCCTAGAGATGACGAAGGGGTTCATCGACGACATGCACGCTTGGTATCACGATCGGGGTGCGCAGGAGATCGGTCGGAGCATCGGCGCGATCCACGTCTTCGACAGCATCGTCGCCTTCGAGAAGGGAGGCGGTGAACGCCCGTTCCACACCACGATCGGCACACCGCAGCGGGCAATCGACCGGGTGCGCTGA
- a CDS encoding putative transcriptional regulator, arsR family (Evidence 3 : Putative function from multiple computational evidences; Product type r : regulator) yields the protein MRPLFHPAIEDVQPEAILHALSDPRRAAIFARITKAGCVEACSALSSVGDQVIPKSSLSSHFKVLREAGLIRCERHGVEMRNHSRCAEVETRFPGLLSAIMNAYAARAS from the coding sequence ATGAGGCCCCTGTTTCACCCCGCGATCGAGGACGTCCAGCCGGAGGCGATCCTCCACGCCCTGTCCGATCCGCGCCGGGCGGCCATCTTCGCCCGGATCACGAAGGCGGGCTGCGTGGAAGCGTGCTCGGCCCTCTCATCGGTGGGCGATCAGGTGATCCCGAAATCGTCGCTGTCGAGCCACTTCAAGGTTTTGCGCGAGGCCGGCCTGATCCGCTGCGAGCGTCACGGCGTCGAGATGCGCAACCACTCGCGCTGCGCCGAAGTGGAGACGCGGTTCCCCGGCCTGCTCTCCGCGATCATGAACGCCTACGCGGCGCGGGCGTCGTAA
- the leuD gene encoding 3-isopropylmalate dehydratase (isomerase), small subunit (Evidence 2a : Function from experimental evidences in other organisms; Product type e : enzyme), whose protein sequence is MEKFTTLEGVAAPMRIINIDTDRIIPKQYLKTIKRTGLGQGLFSEMRYNDDGSENPDFVLNQPAYRHAKTLVVGDNFGCGSSREHAPWALADFGIRCVISTSFADIFFNNCAKNGILAIVVSSEDLEKLFQDAERGANATLTIDLAAQTIKGPDGGTLHFDIDEGRKHNLLNGLDEIGLTLDQKAPAIDAYEAKLAQREWA, encoded by the coding sequence ATGGAAAAGTTCACGACCCTGGAGGGCGTCGCCGCGCCCATGCGGATCATCAACATCGATACCGACCGCATCATCCCCAAGCAGTATCTCAAGACGATCAAGCGCACCGGGCTCGGCCAGGGCCTGTTCTCGGAGATGCGCTACAACGACGACGGCTCGGAGAATCCCGATTTCGTCCTCAACCAGCCGGCCTACCGCCACGCCAAGACCCTCGTGGTCGGCGACAATTTCGGCTGCGGCTCCTCGCGCGAGCACGCACCCTGGGCGCTGGCTGATTTCGGCATCCGCTGCGTCATCTCCACGAGCTTCGCCGACATCTTCTTCAACAACTGCGCCAAGAACGGCATCCTCGCGATCGTTGTCTCATCGGAGGATCTGGAGAAGCTGTTCCAGGATGCGGAACGCGGCGCCAACGCGACGCTGACGATCGATCTGGCGGCGCAGACCATCAAGGGCCCCGACGGCGGCACCCTGCATTTCGACATCGACGAGGGTCGCAAGCACAACCTGCTCAACGGCCTCGACGAGATCGGCCTGACCCTCGACCAGAAGGCTCCGGCGATCGACGCCTACGAGGCGAAGCTCGCTCAGCGCGAGTGGGCCTAA
- a CDS encoding protein of unknown function (Evidence 5 : Unknown function), with translation MRMIHGLSRLTSATLACALIPLDSLSDAIARLEARLLAGTVAKPLRRVIWEKGRGCVSQDLEKLDVAVKRICRWVAASRHNASPRRLSIPRDRSTAWRQMHRIVAESDGSKLGLTRWGGNVRTAQSWLRRPPAEASRRRDMRWQTRARA, from the coding sequence GTGCGGATGATCCACGGCTTGTCGCGCTTGACCTCGGCGACGCTCGCTTGCGCGCTCATCCCACTCGACTCCCTGTCCGATGCAATCGCGCGCCTTGAGGCGCGGCTATTGGCCGGCACCGTAGCGAAGCCGCTGCGTCGCGTCATCTGGGAGAAAGGTCGAGGGTGCGTGTCACAAGACCTGGAAAAACTTGATGTGGCGGTGAAGCGGATTTGTCGTTGGGTGGCCGCCTCCCGACACAACGCGAGCCCCCGGCGCCTTTCAATTCCCCGTGATCGTTCAACCGCCTGGCGACAGATGCACCGCATCGTTGCAGAATCGGATGGCTCCAAGCTCGGCCTCACGCGTTGGGGCGGCAACGTTCGCACGGCGCAAAGCTGGTTGCGACGCCCGCCCGCAGAGGCATCGAGACGGAGAGACATGCGATGGCAGACCAGGGCCCGCGCCTGA
- a CDS encoding protein of unknown function (Evidence 5 : Unknown function), whose product MSDHDLSSARSIAPRRLGVSGLERDCPFSEPTVKLTKGRMRREPRTGLGRDRLRRHAPTEGGPPPAGIVETTQADDDGIGPARLP is encoded by the coding sequence ATGTCGGATCACGATCTATCTTCCGCCCGCAGCATCGCCCCTCGTCGGCTTGGGGTGTCAGGGCTGGAGCGTGATTGTCCGTTCTCCGAGCCTACCGTCAAGCTCACCAAGGGCCGCATGCGGCGAGAGCCCCGAACGGGCTTGGGTCGAGACCGTTTGCGGCGCCACGCACCAACTGAAGGGGGCCCGCCTCCCGCAGGAATCGTTGAAACGACGCAGGCCGACGATGACGGAATAGGGCCGGCCCGCCTCCCTTGA
- a CDS encoding protein of unknown function (Evidence 5 : Unknown function) yields the protein MADTSDTFKKAPKRKPAKGKSVSVSPEMRQAYADLIKEREEKEQAYGRHLRKDEPRR from the coding sequence ATGGCCGACACGTCAGACACTTTCAAGAAGGCGCCCAAGCGTAAGCCCGCCAAGGGCAAGAGCGTGAGCGTTTCCCCCGAGATGCGCCAAGCCTATGCCGACCTGATCAAGGAGCGCGAGGAGAAGGAGCAGGCCTATGGCCGCCACCTGCGCAAGGACGAGCCCCGGCGGTGA
- a CDS encoding putative pyrrolidone-carboxylate peptidase (Evidence 3 : Putative function from multiple computational evidences; Product type e : enzyme) translates to MSHLLITGFGPFPTVPDNPSARLARRVAASPHLRRLLGHAPDCLVLETCYGALDTQLAPALARRPRAVLMIGVAARRSRVCVESRAVNRVSRLFPDASGAVGRFLAFEPDGPAQRRSGAAAQVRVALQRARLDAAASRDAGRYLCNASYYRVLATGCPAVFVHIPMPPRTRRPGAGGGRRPALDRWTEALIEAARVLALRGRAQP, encoded by the coding sequence GTGAGCCATCTGCTCATCACGGGCTTCGGCCCGTTCCCGACCGTGCCCGACAATCCGAGCGCCCGCCTCGCGCGGCGCGTGGCGGCCTCGCCGCATCTGCGCCGCCTCCTCGGCCACGCGCCCGACTGCCTCGTGCTGGAGACGTGCTACGGCGCCCTCGACACGCAACTCGCCCCGGCTCTGGCGAGGCGGCCGCGTGCCGTGCTGATGATCGGCGTCGCCGCGCGCCGGTCCCGCGTCTGCGTCGAGTCGCGGGCGGTCAACCGGGTCAGCCGGCTGTTTCCCGATGCGAGTGGGGCTGTGGGGCGCTTCCTCGCCTTCGAGCCGGATGGACCGGCGCAGCGGCGGAGCGGGGCGGCGGCGCAGGTGCGGGTCGCCCTGCAGCGCGCCCGACTCGATGCCGCCGCGTCACGCGATGCCGGACGCTACCTGTGCAACGCTTCGTATTATCGGGTTCTGGCGACGGGGTGCCCGGCGGTTTTCGTGCACATTCCGATGCCGCCGCGCACCCGCCGTCCGGGGGCCGGCGGAGGCCGCCGGCCCGCGCTCGATCGATGGACCGAAGCCTTGATCGAGGCGGCGCGGGTGCTCGCCCTGCGGGGCAGGGCGCAGCCTTAG